AAGCCGATGAATTCAAATACTCTGTCGTAAAATGCCGTTGAGCGTTCCAGGTCGCTCACTGTCAGCGTGATATGACTGATACTTCCCCGAGCCATCACACACCTCCTGATGAGTTATTTTTCTTCACGCATTTGTGTACCGAAGCCCGAAAGCCCCTATCCTGCGGTCGCGGCGAAAGTTGTACCGATCTCTTCGGGCTCTGTGCCCCTCGAGCGCTACACCCGTTGCTAAGCCAGCTTTCTTGTTCGCAGTCCCCGAGGATGGAACCTTTGCTACAGATGGACGATAGCATTTCGCCATACAGCAGACGGTAGGTCACACCGGATCGTGTTCAGATTTGGGCGGCGCTGCCGTCGACGAATAGCTCAGAGCCGGTGACAAAAGTGCTGTCATCAGAGGCGAGGAAAACCGCGGCCCTCGCGATTTCAGCCGGTGTGCCGAAGCGGCCCATCGGGACCCTGTTCACGATACTCGCCAACATCTGCTGGCCTGCTGGCCCGGACTGCGCTAGTCGGTCATATGCGGGAGTGTTGATCGGACCCGGACTGAGTGCATTCACGCGGATTTTGCGTTCCTTCAAATCCATCGTCCACGTGCGCGCGAACGACCGTACCGCGGCCTTGGTCGCGCTGTACACGCTCGACGCCGGATTGCCTTTGGACGCCACGATCGAAGCGTTCAGGATGATCGATCCA
This Candidatus Binataceae bacterium DNA region includes the following protein-coding sequences:
- a CDS encoding SDR family oxidoreductase; translated protein: GSIILNASIVASKGNPASSVYSATKAAVRSFARTWTMDLKERKIRVNALSPGPINTPAYDRLAQSGPAGQQMLASIVNRVPMGRFGTPAEIARAAVFLASDDSTFVTGSELFVDGSAAQI